The Nostoc sp. NIES-3756 DNA window AAGTAACTAAATCTGCTCCTTCTGGTGAGGAAAAACCATAAATAGAGTCAATTTCTAGATTTTCTGGCAAGCTATTAACTTCACCAAAATAGGATTTATTTTTTTCGAGGTGGTAGTCAGCCTGTAAGGAATATTTTAATAAAGGAGTTAAGCCTGCAAAGTCCTGCATCAGCAGGTCATCCATATCTATGAGAATATTCTTACTACGTGGGTCAATGCTACTTATAGGTAATGAATAAAGAACTGAATCGCTAAATGAACGAGCAAGCGATCGCTGTTCTGGGTTACTTGCTTCTGTACGAAATTTAACATTACGCACAACAAAGTGCAAATTATTATTGACACGCCGAAAATAAAATAGATAATCAGCTAAAGGTGAACCGCTATAAATACCACTTTCGCCTACACCAGATTCTAACGTGACTGTAGCTAAATAATTTTTATTTAATTGTTCTGGCTTAATCTCTAAGAAAACTTCCCCAAAATTATCTCGGCTATAAATAGTAAAAAGTCCCTGTACTTTCTTCGCTCCCCTTACTAACTCACGAAATCGCCAAAAATCTTCCTGTGGTTTCTCTTCATGATTATTTTCAGCAACGGCTAATTCCACTACTGGGAGTGGGTTTAGTTGCTCCATATCAGGCTGTGTAACTTGCTCGGCTCTTGCGTAAGTAGAAATTAGCAATAAATTACATAAAAACACTGTCAATATTACTAATTTAGCTATCCAGTATTTCATCCTTTATTTTGCTGCCTGAAGCGGTTCTCGTGTGTGAAAAATGTAGATAAATATGCCGTTTGCCAGATTTTCAAATACTGCCAAAATATTGAGAACTTAAACGCATATAAATCTACTTGAGTCAGACAAACTATTGTTTGCCCATAGAAAAAATGACACTACTAACCCCAAAGTAGTGTGTGCTTTTATTGCCGTGAGAGTTATTTCGTAATTTTTCATTTATAAGATAAAATTAATAATTTAGCAATATCTATCTCTAAAGAAATAGAAGCTATAAAGCTAAAGATAGATGTTTTTGCACTATATCTGCATTAGAACCTAAAAAATGTAGTGGATGCTACGCCTAAGAGTTGTAAGGATAGAAGTAGGCGATCGCTATCCCAAGAATTAGTAAAAATTTAGCACAGGTGTACTGAAACAAACCTCTCTCTTGATAGTAGCTGCATCCAATTTCTTCAGCATTAAACTCATAAATCTCATACTTTTTATACGCCATACGCATGAGGGCAAAAGCTGGTCATTTAAAGGAACCTGTTGATAAGGAAGCTTAATCAGTTTTGAAGCTAAACCTTAGTAACTGAGTTCATGAGGTAATCAAGATGAAACTAGAGATTTTAGCTACCACAGCACTATTAAGTACAATTGCCTTGACTGCTCCCGCACAAGCTGCAAATCCTCAGCATGTAAGACAATTACTAACTACGAAAAGTTGTGCAGGTTGTAACCTAGCAGGCGCAAACTTACAGCAAGCTCACTTAATTGGTGCAGACTTGAGAAATGCTAATTTAACAGGAGCCAATCTTAAAGCCGCTAATTTAGAAGGTGCTGATTTAACTGGTGCAAACCTCAAAGGAGCAAACTTAAGCGAAGTTTTCGCCAGCGATGCTAGTTTAAGCGGTACTAATTTAACTGGTGTAAAACTTACTAACGCTGAACTATATAATGCTGATTTAGAAGGTGCTATCTTAGCTAACGCTGATTTACGGGGAGCCATTGTCTATGGTGCTTTGTATGGCGGCTATGTTAGATAATCTTCAGTCAACAATAAAAATCTATACAGTGAGAGTTGTTGTTAACAATCTCTCACTATTAAATTGTGATGGAAGTATTCAAAACTTTATTACGTGTGCGTCATTATGAAATGGATGCACTGGGACACGTTAACAATGCAGTTTACCAAAACTACCTAGAACAAGCAGCCATAGAACACTCAGAACATCTAGGTTTAACCTTGGATGTTTACCGGGAATTTGGGTGTGTATTTGTGATGCGGCGAGTAGAAATTGATTATTTGCGTCCAGCCGTGGCGGGTGAGAGTTTAGAAGTTACAACTTGGTTGAAGCAAATACAAGGTACTCGCGCTTTCCGTTGTTACGAAATTCGCAAACAACATGAGGAAAATATGTTAGTAAAAGCCGAGGCTTTGTGGGTTTGGGTAGATGCTAAAACCATGCGTCCGCGACCAATTCCTCGTTTGATGATAGATAAGTTTAGTCATTAGTCATTAGTCAACAGTCCACAGTCATTAGTTTTTCTCCATTATCCTCCACCCTACGGGTACTCTGCGAGAACGTAAGAGAAGCAAGCTACATCTTAGTCATCTCTCCTTACACTCCTGTAATTTTCAAGCGATCGCCCATAACTCATGTTAAAATTTTCTCTGGCAAAATTAATTAGCTAGAAGAATTACCAATGTCTATCCCTGAAATTACACAAACGCTGTTAAACGCCAAGAAAAATAAAGGTCTAAGCTTTGGTGATTTAGAAAAAATTCTCGGACGGGATGAAGTATGGATTGCATCTGTTTTCTACCGTCAAGCTAGTGCATCACCAGAAGAGGCTAAGTTGTTGGTGGAAGCATTAGGGTTAGACTCTCTCTATATCCAACAGTTGACCGAGTACCCAGTCAAAGGATTAGGGCCTATAGTACCCACTGACCCTCTGATTTATCGCTTCTATGAGATTATGCAGGTATACGGCTTTCCGCTTAAGGAAATAATTCAAGAAAAGTTCGGCGATGGAATTATGAGCGCGATTGACTTTACCTTAGATGTGGACAAAGAAACAGACCCTAAAGGCGATCGCGTTAAAATTACTATGTCTGGGAAATTCTTGTCTTACAAAAAGTGGTAGTCTTTGACTCATCAAAATAATTGAGATGCCGCTTGAACTCACAACAAACAACGCACGTAACTAATTTTACCCCAGTTTATACACAAAAATACGGTAGTGCTTATTTAGGCAATTGTCAGGAAATTATTAAAGCAATTCCAGACAATAGCATTAATTTAATTCTAACTTCACCACCATTTGCTTTAACACGTAAAAAAGAATATGGTAATGAAACTGCGGAAAAATATATTGAATGGTTTTTACCTTTTGCTTACGAATTTAAAAGAGTTTTAGCTAAACAAGGTTCATTTATTTTAGATTTAGGTGGTGCTTATCTTCCTGGTAATCCTATACGCAGTATTTACCAATACGAACTTCTAGTTAGATTGTGTAAAGAAGTTGGCTTTTATCTAGCTCAAGAATTTTATCACTATAATCCAGCCCGATTACCTACTCCGGCTGAATGGGTGACAATTAGAAGAATTAGAGTTAAAGATGCAGTAAATGTAGTTTGGTGGCTAGCAAAAACAACCAATCCTAAAGCAGATAATAGAAAAGTTTTAAAACCATATAGCCAGAGTATGAAACGATTACTCAAAAATGGTTATAAAGCTCAAACTCGTCCTAGTGGACACGATATTTCTGATAAATTCCAAAAAGATAATTCGGGTGCAATTCCACCAAATTTGTTAGAAATTGCTAATACTGAATCCAATAGTGTTTATTTACGACGCTGTAAAGCAGCCGGGATAAAACCACACCCAGCAAGGTTTCCTCAAGGGTTTGCTGAGTTCTTCATCAAATTCTTAACTGATGAAGGTGATGTAGTGTTAGACCCGTTTGCAGGTTCTAATACTACTGGGTTTGTTGCTGAAACTTTACAGCGTCGATGGATTTCCGTGGAAATTAACCAGGATTATATTTTGGGAAGTCGCTATAGATTTAGTGAATAGTCAATCAATTTTTGATTTTAGATTGATAATTTTAGGTTGATTGCACCCAGCTAAGGAATAGACTCTGGGAACTTTTATAACTTTAGATTGATGACTCAAGAAGAAAATGTGTCAATCTAAAACCTCAAATTGCCACAGTTAATAGAGGATGATTTAGCTGTGAACCTTTGACTATTAACCAGAGCTAGCAAATTTATATTTCTCCATTCACCTGCATTTGATGAACCTTGTCTGCTAACTCTTGACGACTTTGATCGTCAAGTTTATCTATTGCTAACATTCCCATCAGAATTACCTCTTTTAGGGTTAAACGGGTTGAATGTGCCTGTTTTTGCACAATCTCTTTAATAATCGGACTAACACCGATTGCCGTACTAGCTCTAGCCACGAAATTACTGGGAATTATCTATTACGTCGCCTAAATCTTAGCACTTTCTAGGGGTTTCTTCTATATCAGAAGAACTTAATTTATATATGTAGAAATCAATATTTACAAGTCTCAGCCCAAAAGATATTCTAAAAGGAAGTAGTAATTGTTACAACAGGCATGTATATAGTAAAAATACTTAACAAATATAAATATCTACCAACCGATCTCATCATTTTGAGTATATTGACTTATGAGGCGGCAAGACAGGGTTTAAAGAATCTGTGAATTGTTAAATATGATCTGGTTAACCTAGTTTACAAAAATATATATTTTAAAGAAAAATAATATTTTAACAACAGTAAAATTCCTGAATGCAGGGAATTAAAGCTGTCCTAGAAATAAAAAGTAAGTAGAGGAGAGAAAAAGCAATGAGGGATTCTTATCTGTTGGCAGTAGGCTTGTTTACAGGATTGACACTACCAGCATCAGCTCTACCACAGATATCGGATATCCTGCCAGATAATTCTAAATCCGTGTCGGATGTAAAACAAAGCTCACAGATTACTGTCACATCAGATCCATCTTTATCTGCCTTCAGCATCCAAGTATCACAAGCAGTAGATGAAAACGGTCTGCCTACGCTTTTTAACATATCCTCACCAGAATTTAGCACTCAACCTTTGTCACCTACCAAAGCCTCTGAATCAACAAGTGGCGAGAAAAATCTACCTAGTTCTGAAATCCCTCTACCAGAGTTTACCAATCCAGAACAATTAACACCCCTAAACTCATTCTTTAACCTCAACCCTCTACCGCCGAAAGAAGCATTAACTAGTGGTAATCAACTTTACTATTACAGACTGGCAACACTAAAAACTGGCCAGATTTACACACGCCAAGATGCTGAGACTGACCAATTATTACGAAATGGGGGTCAAAAGCAACAACTGACTTATGATGATTGGAAAAATCTCTTAGCGCTAGAAGCAAAAGCGATCGCTCAAGGTCAAGGTAAAAATCGCCTCAGTATCCTGGTAGGGGATTCCTTGAGTATGTGGTTTCCCAAAGAAAAGCTACCCTCTGGTAAATTATGGTTGAATCAAGGTATTTCTGGTGATACTTCCACGGGTATCTCAAATAGATTGGCAGCATTTTCTCAAACTCGCCCTGATGCAATTTATATCATGGCTGGTATTAACGACTTACGCCGAGGCAGCAGTGATGAAGTAATTTTGCGCAATCATCGCCGTATTATTCGCAATTTACGACAATCTCACCCTAAAACTCAGATATTCGTACAATCTATATTACCTACTCACCTACCGACGCTTTCTAATAGCCGTATTCGTCAACTCAATACAAAACTAGCGCAAATTGCTAAACAAGAAAAAGTTAATTATCTAAATATTCATAGCTGGTTTGCAGATGCGGATGGCAATTTACGCTCTGATTTAACTACAGATGGGTTGCATTTGTCGGCTGATGGTTATGACGTATGGCGATTTGCTATCCAGCAGGTAGAGTTCAAACTAGCTCAAAGCCCAAGTGTTGAGCGTTAACTGTTGACTGTTGACTACTGACCCTTACGGGTGAATCCTTCGGATACGCTACGCGAGCGATAGTTGCTTTTCGACGCAAGGCGACAGGAACGCACTATCTCACTGTTGACTTTTAACACTCAACCAACACTAGCCTAATCTATATATTTATGGAAGTTACCGAGCAAGATTTTATTACTATTAGGTCTGTCATTGAAAAACAATTGGCAGCCTTTCAACAAGATGATGCTCTTGGTGCTTTTGCTTGCGCTACTCCAGCTATTCAAGAGCAGTTTCAAAACGCTGAAAATTTCTTGCGGATGGTAAGCATGAGTTACCCGGCTGTCTACCGTCCACGTTCAGTATTCTTTGAGAAAGTTACCACCATTCAGGACAATATCACCCAACCAGTGTTGCTTTTATCGCCTGATGGTGTTCCCCTAAGAGCTTTATATTTTATGGAGAAACAACTGGATGATAGCTGGAGAATCAATGGTTGTATTCTTGTGTCGGTAGAAGCAGAGAATTTTTAGTCATTAGTCATTAGTCATTAGTCCATAGTCCATAGTCAACAGTCCATAGTATTTTTTTCTACTTTTCTAGTTACCTGAAGTTATTTAATTTTGAATTTTGTAGCTTTAGCTTCCCGCCGGGTATTTTGAATTTTGAATTGGTGTGAGGACTTGGTTTAATTTGCCACTACGATAACCTTCTAAGTCTAGGGTGACGTAGATAAATCCAAAATCCTGAAATGTGGTAACTATAGACTGTAAATCTGTTGTGAGGACAAAATCTTTGATTTTTTCCGGTGGTAATTCAATGCGTGCTGTGTCACCTTCGGAACGGACGCGCAGATTTTGCCAACCCAACTTCCTGAGATAAATTTCGGCTCTACCTACCCGTTGTAATTTGGCTATGGTAATTTCTTCACCATAGGGAAAGCGAGAACTAAGACAAGGCTGGGCTGGTTTTTCCCACCAAGGTAAGCCTAATTGATGGGAGAGTTGTCTTACTTCCAACTTGGTAACACCAACTTCTGCTAAGGGCGATCGCGCTCCTCTTTCTTTGGCTGCTTGAATCCCCGGACGATAATCGTGTAAATCATCTGCATTTACCCCATCTACTACGTAGGGATAGCCCATTTCTAAAGCCAAGGGTTTTAAAGTGTCGTGCAGTTCACTTTTGCAAAAATAGCAACGGTTAACGGGGTTTGACGTGTAGTTGGGGTTGTCCATTTCGTGAGTTTGGACAATTTTATGAGCGATACCAATCGTTGCTGCTTGAATTTTTGCGTCTTCTAGTTCCTCTGGTAACAACGAAGGTGAAACCGCAGTCACCGCCAAAGCGCGATCGCCCAACACATCATAAGCAATCTTCGCTACTAAAGTGCTATCAACACCCCCAGAATAAGCAATTAAAGCCTGTCCCATTTCCGCAAACAAAGCTTTTAATTGCTCCAATTTTTCAGTTAACATAATTTCCCAATTGCTGCCACAACCTATATATTGTAGTCATTGGTCATTGGTCATTAGTCATTAGTCATTAGTCATTAGTCAATAGTCCATAGTCAACAGTTTTTCTCCTCTGCCCCTCTGCTCCCTACTCCCTATTCCCCAAACTATACTTAGCCACTAGACTAGCCAACAGTTTTAAATCGATTGGTTTGGAAATGTAGTCATTGGCTCCAGCTGCTAAACAGATGGTGCGATCGCCTTTCATGGCCATTGCTGTTTGGGCAATTACAGGAATCTGTTGATATTGGGGTCTTTCTCGTAATTGCTTAACTACATCTAAACCGTTACCATCTGGCAATCTAACATCCATTAAAATTACTACTGGCTGTTTTTGGGCTAGTGTCGCCCACATTTCATCAGCACTTTTCACCCAAGTAACTTGATATCCTAATTTGTTCAGATGAATTTTGATTAATTCACCATTGGGTAAATCATCTTCTACTAATAAGACTTCTCGAGAAATGCTGGGAGTCATATCTACAGAAGATTTTGCTTCTTCATCCTCATCGTCTTCTACTACAAATACTTCTCCATGCTGTTTTAGAGGCAAGATAATAGAAAAACGAGAACCATGATTAACTACAGATTCTACCTCTACTGAACCACCGTGAATTTCTGCCAATTTACGAGTTACTACTAACCCTAAGCCAGTACCTTCATTGCGAGTAACTGAAGAATTGGCAATTTGGAAATATGGTTGAAATAATAAAGCGAGATTTTCTGGAGAGATACCACTACCCGTATCCCAGACTGTAAAGTGAATAAATAAATCTTTAAGTGTAACCTTTAAGCCAACGCAGCCCTGACTAGTAAATTTTACTGCATTAAATAATAAATTTAAGAGCATTTGTTTGAGCCGTAAAGGGTCAGCAATCAAAATTTGCACATTTGGATCTATTTCCAAAGATAATTTCAACCCTTTATTTCCGGCTTTCTCTTTTACCAGTGATAATATATTTTGACAAAGTTCAGGTACATTTACTTTTTCCCACTGGACTTCTAACTGATTGGCTTCAATTTTAGAGAGATCCAAAATATCGTTAATCAGGGCTAACAGATGTCTACCACTAGATTGAATAATATTCAAATATTCATGATGGCGTTCTCTAGTAGGATCGTAGCCTTGAGCTAAAAGTAAGTGCGTGAAACCGATAATTGAGCTTAGTGGGGTACGAATTTCGTGACTTGTATTCGCCAAAAATTGGTTTTTTAGTTGATTAGTACGCTCTAATTCCTGATTATTAATATCTAAGTTATTCGACTGTTGCTGTAAATATTGTATTTGCTTGAGGTGAGACAGCGCTTTTACACATTGCTCGGCTGCTCGCTCCATTAATTGTGTATTAATTTGCGGATGTGATGCGGTAAATGTTGTGTCGTGAGGCTTGTGGTTTTCTGTTACTAGGAGTAACCATCCAATCACAGTACCAGAATCATCTGTTAATCGCCAAGCTTGTGGCAGTTGTTGCTTTTCTAGTTTCTGTAAATCTTGAACTTTGATGACTTGGTGCAGTTGCAACCGCAGGTTTTTCTCTTTCTTGGGTTTTTCTTCTAAAAGTAGAGGTTGATAGCCAAGAGATAAGGAACGAGAAATATAGTAAACTTTACCAGATTCTGTTTGCGGTTGACATAAAGCAATAGCCACGGCACACTGTGGCAAACCTGTATTGCTATTGTTCAAAGCTAAATCGAGTTCATTCACCACAGTTTGGAAAATCTCCGCTTCCGTGGTTGGCTGAACGGTTTTAAAGGCAGACTGTAGGCGATCGCTTAAGCGGCTTTGTAGCTGGTTCATGCTGCGTTCCAGCCATAACTCAGCACGCAGCTGCTGACCTGTTGCCAACACTGGCGATACCTCTATCTTTGAGTTGTGTTCTGGTAAGCTTGAATACTGCTGCATGGTCAACTAGACCGTTTAATAACTGGAGTTTTACGAAAAATGCCACAACATTTCTATGTATATTAGCTCACAATTTTTTTTTGTCGATAAATCGTAACTTTTCGGCTCAATGCTGACTAATAAAACGAATTTTTTATCGTCACTTACCCTCCTAAAAAGACTATAGGTTAGCTTAATTTAACTAACAAACAATATGGATACACAAACAATTCAACTGATTGTCAACGGTATTGCTGTAGGGAGCATTATTGCTCTTGCAGCTGTAGGATTAACTCTTACTTACGGGATTTTACGGTTATCTAACTTTGCCCACGGTGATTTTTTAACTTTAGGTGCTTATTTGACTTTGTTAGTTAACTCTTTTGGGGTAAATATTTGGTTATCGATGATAGTGGCAGTTGTAGGAACAGTGGGTGCAATGTTACTTTCAGAAACATTGTTATGGTCGAGAATGCGCTCAATTAAAGCTAATTCTACTACTCTTATTATCATCTCAATTGGGCTAGCATTATTCCTTCGTAATGGAATTATTTTGATTTGGGGCGGAAGAAACCAAAACTATAATCTACCCATTACCCCAGCTTTGGATATTTCTGGTGTCAAAGTACCGCAAAATCAGCTGTTAGTTTTGGCTTTAGCCGTGTTATCCATTGGCGCATTGCACTACCTGTTGCAAAATACCAAAATTGGTAAAGCCATGCGTGCAGTCGCTGACGATTTAGATTTAGCCAAGGTTTCTGGGATTGATGTAGAGAAAGTAATTTTCTGGACTTGGCTAATTGCTGGCACTGTCACATCATTGGGTGGCAGTATGTATGGATTAATTACAGCTGTCCGTCCCAATATGGGGTGGTTTTTGATTTTGCCTCTATTCGCTTCCGTAATTTTAGGTGGTATTGGCAACCCTTACGGTGCGATCGCCGCAGCTTTCATTATCGGCATTGCCCAAGAAGTCAGTACACCCTTGTTAGGTTCGCAATACAAACAAGGCGTAGCTCTCTTAATCATGATTCTGGTGCTGCTCATCCGTCCCAAAGGTTTATTCAAAGGCACGATGTGAGCAACACCATTCCACTTAAGCTTAGGGGTTGGGAACTGAATCAGTTATCAGTTATCAGTTATCAAGTGATGTTCACTGATAACTGTTGACTGTTAACTGATATACCCAACTCCCAATCTAACTACTCAATAATGTGGAAGTAATAAGCTGCCACTACGAAGTTAACAGCTAGTAGTAACAAAGCCCAGCCTGTACGAAAAGTATAGGGTGGTTTTGCTCCGGTATCGGGAACTGCGGAAGTTTTAGCTTTAGCCATAAATCGGTTCTCCTTATGTCATGACTTTTTCAGAAATACCAAACAGAAGGACAAATTATCAAAATTCTTTAAAAATATTTGTGAGAATTAGTAAATTTGTCATTAGTCATTGGTTATTAGTCATTAGTCCATAGTCAACAGTCCATAGTCCATAATCAACAGTTATTCTCCTTTTCCCCTCCTGGGAGGGGCTAGGGGTGGGTTTCTCTCACATCTCCCTGCCTCCTGCCTTACTCCTCCCCAGCGTGGTAGGAACTACGCACTAGTGGGCCGGAACGGACGTGGCTGAAGCCCATTTCTTTGGCTAATGTACCTAGTTGGTCAAATTCTTCTGGTGTCCAGTATTTTTGGACTGGCAGATGTTCTAGGGATGGGCGCATATATTGACCGATGGTGAGGCGATCGCATCCTACCGCCCTTAAATCTTTCATAGCTTCGATGAGTTCATCCACAGTTTCCCCATGTCCCACCATTAAGCCTGATTTTGTGGGAATGTGGGGATTGATTTCTTTGACTAGGGACAAAACGCGCAGTGAGCGATCGTATTTAGCTCCCCGGCGCACTGGCCCAGTTAAGCGGCGTACTGTCTCAATATTGTGGTTAAAGCAGGCTGGTTCGGCTTTGACAATCATTTCGATGCGTTGGCGCTGTCCTGCCTCTCCTACCCCCGCACCGCCCCAGAAATCGGGTGTTAACACTTCTATTTGCGTCCCTGGATTTAATTGGCGAATTGCCTCCATTGTTTTGACAAAATGGCTTGCGCCTTGGTCTGCCAAGTCATCACGGGCGACGGAAGTGAGTACCACATAGCGCAGCCCCAAAAGTTGGACGGACTCTGCTACTTTCTGCGCTTCCTCTGGGTCAATTGGCATTGGTGCATGACCCTTATCGACTTGACAAAAAGCACAAGCACGGGTGCAAGTCGGCCCCATGAGTAAAAATGTAGCCGTTTTTTGGGAATAGCACTCACCCCGATTCGGACAACGACCTTCCTCACAAATTGTATGAATTTGTCGCTGCTTAATAATGCGCTGTACAGTCGAGAGTTCGCTGGCTCTACCAATAGGACGGCGTAACCAACTAGGCATCGCCGTAATTTCTGACTTAAACTGAGCAGGTTGTGAGGAAGTCATAGGTCTTTTGATTAGGGGGATGAGGGAGATGAGGGGTATGAGGGAGTGAGGGAAGATAAGGCAGACAAGAAAGATCAGGGATATTTAGATTTAGATATAGCTTAAGACAGAGTGGAAAATGAGGTAAATAGTCAGTATCAACTTCCCCCACTCCCCCTACTCCCTCATCTCCCCCCACTCCCCAATTTATACCGAAATATACTATCCCCCAATCAATAACATTGTTGGATATAGTGGGAGCATTCTC harbors:
- a CDS encoding DUF4864 domain-containing protein; the protein is MEVTEQDFITIRSVIEKQLAAFQQDDALGAFACATPAIQEQFQNAENFLRMVSMSYPAVYRPRSVFFEKVTTIQDNITQPVLLLSPDGVPLRALYFMEKQLDDSWRINGCILVSVEAENF
- a CDS encoding DNA-methyltransferase, whose amino-acid sequence is MNSQQTTHVTNFTPVYTQKYGSAYLGNCQEIIKAIPDNSINLILTSPPFALTRKKEYGNETAEKYIEWFLPFAYEFKRVLAKQGSFILDLGGAYLPGNPIRSIYQYELLVRLCKEVGFYLAQEFYHYNPARLPTPAEWVTIRRIRVKDAVNVVWWLAKTTNPKADNRKVLKPYSQSMKRLLKNGYKAQTRPSGHDISDKFQKDNSGAIPPNLLEIANTESNSVYLRRCKAAGIKPHPARFPQGFAEFFIKFLTDEGDVVLDPFAGSNTTGFVAETLQRRWISVEINQDYILGSRYRFSE
- a CDS encoding acyl-CoA thioesterase; protein product: MEVFKTLLRVRHYEMDALGHVNNAVYQNYLEQAAIEHSEHLGLTLDVYREFGCVFVMRRVEIDYLRPAVAGESLEVTTWLKQIQGTRAFRCYEIRKQHEENMLVKAEALWVWVDAKTMRPRPIPRLMIDKFSH
- a CDS encoding pentapeptide repeat-containing protein, which encodes MKLEILATTALLSTIALTAPAQAANPQHVRQLLTTKSCAGCNLAGANLQQAHLIGADLRNANLTGANLKAANLEGADLTGANLKGANLSEVFASDASLSGTNLTGVKLTNAELYNADLEGAILANADLRGAIVYGALYGGYVR
- a CDS encoding SGNH/GDSL hydrolase family protein; its protein translation is MRDSYLLAVGLFTGLTLPASALPQISDILPDNSKSVSDVKQSSQITVTSDPSLSAFSIQVSQAVDENGLPTLFNISSPEFSTQPLSPTKASESTSGEKNLPSSEIPLPEFTNPEQLTPLNSFFNLNPLPPKEALTSGNQLYYYRLATLKTGQIYTRQDAETDQLLRNGGQKQQLTYDDWKNLLALEAKAIAQGQGKNRLSILVGDSLSMWFPKEKLPSGKLWLNQGISGDTSTGISNRLAAFSQTRPDAIYIMAGINDLRRGSSDEVILRNHRRIIRNLRQSHPKTQIFVQSILPTHLPTLSNSRIRQLNTKLAQIAKQEKVNYLNIHSWFADADGNLRSDLTTDGLHLSADGYDVWRFAIQQVEFKLAQSPSVER
- the lipA gene encoding lipoyl synthase, coding for MTSSQPAQFKSEITAMPSWLRRPIGRASELSTVQRIIKQRQIHTICEEGRCPNRGECYSQKTATFLLMGPTCTRACAFCQVDKGHAPMPIDPEEAQKVAESVQLLGLRYVVLTSVARDDLADQGASHFVKTMEAIRQLNPGTQIEVLTPDFWGGAGVGEAGQRQRIEMIVKAEPACFNHNIETVRRLTGPVRRGAKYDRSLRVLSLVKEINPHIPTKSGLMVGHGETVDELIEAMKDLRAVGCDRLTIGQYMRPSLEHLPVQKYWTPEEFDQLGTLAKEMGFSHVRSGPLVRSSYHAGEE
- the larE gene encoding ATP-dependent sacrificial sulfur transferase LarE, which translates into the protein MLTEKLEQLKALFAEMGQALIAYSGGVDSTLVAKIAYDVLGDRALAVTAVSPSLLPEELEDAKIQAATIGIAHKIVQTHEMDNPNYTSNPVNRCYFCKSELHDTLKPLALEMGYPYVVDGVNADDLHDYRPGIQAAKERGARSPLAEVGVTKLEVRQLSHQLGLPWWEKPAQPCLSSRFPYGEEITIAKLQRVGRAEIYLRKLGWQNLRVRSEGDTARIELPPEKIKDFVLTTDLQSIVTTFQDFGFIYVTLDLEGYRSGKLNQVLTPIQNSKYPAGS
- a CDS encoding branched-chain amino acid ABC transporter permease, coding for MDTQTIQLIVNGIAVGSIIALAAVGLTLTYGILRLSNFAHGDFLTLGAYLTLLVNSFGVNIWLSMIVAVVGTVGAMLLSETLLWSRMRSIKANSTTLIIISIGLALFLRNGIILIWGGRNQNYNLPITPALDISGVKVPQNQLLVLALAVLSIGALHYLLQNTKIGKAMRAVADDLDLAKVSGIDVEKVIFWTWLIAGTVTSLGGSMYGLITAVRPNMGWFLILPLFASVILGGIGNPYGAIAAAFIIGIAQEVSTPLLGSQYKQGVALLIMILVLLIRPKGLFKGTM
- the cynS gene encoding cyanase; protein product: MSIPEITQTLLNAKKNKGLSFGDLEKILGRDEVWIASVFYRQASASPEEAKLLVEALGLDSLYIQQLTEYPVKGLGPIVPTDPLIYRFYEIMQVYGFPLKEIIQEKFGDGIMSAIDFTLDVDKETDPKGDRVKITMSGKFLSYKKW
- a CDS encoding photosystem I protein PsaX → MAKAKTSAVPDTGAKPPYTFRTGWALLLLAVNFVVAAYYFHIIE
- the hrmK gene encoding hybrid histidine kinase/response regulator HrmK encodes the protein MQQYSSLPEHNSKIEVSPVLATGQQLRAELWLERSMNQLQSRLSDRLQSAFKTVQPTTEAEIFQTVVNELDLALNNSNTGLPQCAVAIALCQPQTESGKVYYISRSLSLGYQPLLLEEKPKKEKNLRLQLHQVIKVQDLQKLEKQQLPQAWRLTDDSGTVIGWLLLVTENHKPHDTTFTASHPQINTQLMERAAEQCVKALSHLKQIQYLQQQSNNLDINNQELERTNQLKNQFLANTSHEIRTPLSSIIGFTHLLLAQGYDPTRERHHEYLNIIQSSGRHLLALINDILDLSKIEANQLEVQWEKVNVPELCQNILSLVKEKAGNKGLKLSLEIDPNVQILIADPLRLKQMLLNLLFNAVKFTSQGCVGLKVTLKDLFIHFTVWDTGSGISPENLALLFQPYFQIANSSVTRNEGTGLGLVVTRKLAEIHGGSVEVESVVNHGSRFSIILPLKQHGEVFVVEDDEDEEAKSSVDMTPSISREVLLVEDDLPNGELIKIHLNKLGYQVTWVKSADEMWATLAQKQPVVILMDVRLPDGNGLDVVKQLRERPQYQQIPVIAQTAMAMKGDRTICLAAGANDYISKPIDLKLLASLVAKYSLGNRE